ACACTGGCCTTTGAATCTACATAGTAAGTAAAGCGCTTTGCGTTATTGAATCGCTTCTAACTCATGGTCACTTGCAGTTAGCAGGTCTAGGCTAGCTTGACGTGCTCTGTCTGCATTCCCCGCCATAATGCCCTCATAGATTGCTCTATGTTCTTCAATACAAGTTGTTCCGCGCTTAGAGGCGTGATGGAAGAAGCTCTTAAACATAGTTGAAAGCACGTTGGCAAATGGCAAGAAGAAGCTGTTACCTGTTGAAATGAAAATCAGCTTATGGAACTCAAGGTCTACATCAACCCACTCGTCCTGATCAAAACCTTTGGCGATGCTATCCATCTTTTGGAACAGTTCAGAAAGCTGCATACGCTGCTCTACCGAGGCATTACGAGCGGCACAGGCACATGCTTCAGGCTCAATGGCTTTACGCAGTGCTAAAAACTCGTGATACAGATACTCAGTTTTATCCATATCAATCAGCCAATCGAGTAATTGTGAATCTAGGTAGTTCCAGTGCTCTTGTGGTCGCACACGGGTGCCGACCTTTGGCTTAGACTCTAGCAAACCTTTAGAAGTTAATAACTTAATTGCTTCACGCAGTGCTGTGCGGCTAACACCGAACTGGGTGCAAAGCTCCATCTCACCAGGAATAATATCGCCTTGAGGCAGGTCACCTGAAATAATGCTTCGCGCCATTTCACAGGCAACTTGCACATGCAGACTCCGTTTTGACCCGCCGATAGGTGTAAATTGGGTGCTCATATACTGGCTATCCATCTTGTATTACACGTTAATTAATACAAAAGACAATACTGATGTTATTGATAAACTACTGGAGCAGATGGGTGTGAATAGCAATTTCAGTGCAATAATCTTGTGTCTTTTGGCTAGCAAATTAGCCATAAAAACCGACTAAACCCTGAACTACTGTGGCTTTGCCAACTGTGTAAGCAATTAAACTCAGCCAAGTATTTTACTTTAATTTCAGCTAACTATAATGAAACCAAAGCAGGCTAGTGACTCAATCTCCAGACAGTGTCTTTAACCCTGTCTTTTACTCTCATCTTTATATTCTTATATACCATCGTGTGTGGTATTTGTTCGCTTATGCGTTACTTGAATCTTACAAGTAATAATATTTATGGTCAGTATAATAGCGATATATAAAGATTAAAACTCATTCCTGACTCACACTTATTCGCCCCTGCTTGTCTCAATTGAATCTACTAGTCGCAAACCTTTGCTGATACCGTAATAGCAGCCTATGAAACGAAAAGTGCCGTAGCTTGAGTACTTGCTACTCGCGATACGGCACTTAAGGGAGAACTCGTTTACAGCCTGGCGAGGCGGCAGCTAGGGGATTACCTACCTCGCTTAGCTGTAACTATGTATCGATTTTGGTTTAGAACTTGTACTTGTAACCAAATTCGATAGCGGTATCAGTTTTACCATACCAGTCGTAGCCGCCGTTATTTTCAGCTTTGTGGCTGTCTTTTAGTAGCTCAGACTTGTACTTGTACTTACCGTAGATAGTGTGCTTCTTCGCATTTGGGAAGCGGTAGTTAACAGCAAATTCATGTTCAAACTTGCTTTGTTTGTTGTTATCAAACACGTGCTTCTCGTTACCGTTACTATCTTTTTCAGATGACAACTTGTTGAAGTAAATCAACGTGTAAACAAAGCGGAAATCACCATAATAGTATGTGAACCATGCGTCGTAGCGCATTTCTTTATTTAGGTCATCACGGTAGTAGCTATCTTCCACATTGTCTTTAATCGACATGCGATCGATGTTTTGGCTATAACGCGCACGTACTTTAACGTTAAAGTCACTGCTGAACTTGTAGCCGTAGTAAGCACCAACACGTACGTTTTTAGCCGTTTCTTTTAATTGATAATCTAAAACTGCACCTACACGTTGTTCGTTATTGTCACCAAAACGGTGCTCATAGTCAGTCTTGAACGTTAGCTCATACTGCTTAGGTGCGAAGCCTTGAGACAGTTCAGGTTCAGAGCGATCGTATTCCCAAACTTGCTCAAAACCAAATTTAAAACCGTTACGCATACGGTGACCAAACTCAATCTTAGGGCGTGTAGTACGACCATCTAAAAGTTTGTGTTCCCACTTAATCGCTACGTTACTGGTACCCGGTTTTACGTAATCATCATCTGCTTGAGCGTTGAAACTTAGTGCGCCCAAGATTGCTAATGCAAGATACTTTTTCATTTTGTTTTATCCTAAATTCAACTCAATCTTTATATGAAACTGCAGATTACTCTGCAGCGTCTGGGCCTACTTGCTCAGCAGTTAACTTAACTAGGTTTGATGCACCTTTACCGGCAACGTTACCTTCGGCCGTGGCTAGGTAAACCTTGTTGCCTTCAGCTGTCTCAGCAACTTCTGCGTTGCCGTTACCTAAGTTGTCACGCTCACCAGCTACCACGTCATAGTTGCCTTCTTTCGCTAGAGTAGTTACCGCAAATACGTCACCTTCCCAAGTTGATGTGTCAGCTAGTACACAGTCATCACGCATGCCGTAGTCGCTTGATGTTACGCCGTCGACACCATTGGCAATTAAGTTGTCTTTAAACGCTACTTCAGAGTCAGCAGTACAGTTGCCTGATTTGCCGAAGATGAAAGGTTGCTTAGAACTAATGATGGTGTTGTTAGCAACAGTAGATAGTGATTTCTCTAGGCTATCTAACTCTTCATCAAGGATTGAGATTGAACCCACTTCGTTACCGGTCTTAGAACGGCCTCCGTTGTAGATGTAGTTGTTAGTCACAGTGTGACCTTGAGAGATAATACGAATACCCGCTTCGTACTTACCGCTATCATCACCAGCGCCGTCATTGATAATCACGTTGCTGCTAGCTGTGTTGTCCACACCACCCTCTAGCGAGATGAAACCATTTGATGCTTCAAAGGTATTGTTCTCGATAGTGTTACCAGAGGTACGAACGTAAATTAGGCGACGAGATGCATTCACGTCAGTGAACAAGTTTTCGCTAATAGTCGTGTTAGTGACATAATCAGTTTTAGAAGAGCTAGAGGTACCGATGCGGATACCAAACGCTTCATTGGTGCCACTAAAAGTATTGCCTACGGCATACTTATCAAAGTGGTTATGGCTGATCACAACATCCTTATGAGAAGAGCTGGTACCTTGTACAGTAATGATTGAGCCTTTCTCGTTTGGCTTATTTGTGAATAGACTATTTACAATTTGCGTGCCGTTACCACGCACCATGATCCAATCTGTATGGTCACCGTCATGACCTTTTGACTCTAGGTTTTCACCGTCAATGGTCAACTGAGATAACACCACACCACTTGGCTTGCTCTCTACAGTGTCATAATCGCTTCCCATCGAGCTCGACGTACCCACATTGATCAGAGTTGTGGTTGAACTGTCTTTACACGTAGGCACTGTATCTTTGAATACAATATTGCGTAGTTGCATATTGTCATTAGAAATCACCACACAGGTGTCACCACCTGCGATAGTGGCTGGGTCACCAAACACAGAACCTTCTTGGCCATCGTAATCAGCGTCACCACCGATTAAGATAACTGGCAGCT
This DNA window, taken from Shewanella maritima, encodes the following:
- a CDS encoding FadR/GntR family transcriptional regulator; this translates as MSTQFTPIGGSKRSLHVQVACEMARSIISGDLPQGDIIPGEMELCTQFGVSRTALREAIKLLTSKGLLESKPKVGTRVRPQEHWNYLDSQLLDWLIDMDKTEYLYHEFLALRKAIEPEACACAARNASVEQRMQLSELFQKMDSIAKGFDQDEWVDVDLEFHKLIFISTGNSFFLPFANVLSTMFKSFFHHASKRGTTCIEEHRAIYEGIMAGNADRARQASLDLLTASDHELEAIQ
- a CDS encoding chondroitinase-B domain-containing protein; the encoded protein is MKLNKLSLFISAVFAVSTLTACDFYDEPNSGGDNPEPPEPPVGDLVPDYVYDGAAADLHAFINAAEDQNDDEKLVILLDNSVSFANMGDLVLDNELPVILIGGDADYDGQEGSVFGDPATIAGGDTCVVISNDNMQLRNIVFKDTVPTCKDSSTTTLINVGTSSSMGSDYDTVESKPSGVVLSQLTIDGENLESKGHDGDHTDWIMVRGNGTQIVNSLFTNKPNEKGSIITVQGTSSSHKDVVISHNHFDKYAVGNTFSGTNEAFGIRIGTSSSSKTDYVTNTTISENLFTDVNASRRLIYVRTSGNTIENNTFEASNGFISLEGGVDNTASSNVIINDGAGDDSGKYEAGIRIISQGHTVTNNYIYNGGRSKTGNEVGSISILDEELDSLEKSLSTVANNTIISSKQPFIFGKSGNCTADSEVAFKDNLIANGVDGVTSSDYGMRDDCVLADTSTWEGDVFAVTTLAKEGNYDVVAGERDNLGNGNAEVAETAEGNKVYLATAEGNVAGKGASNLVKLTAEQVGPDAAE